One region of Carya illinoinensis cultivar Pawnee chromosome 8, C.illinoinensisPawnee_v1, whole genome shotgun sequence genomic DNA includes:
- the LOC122318421 gene encoding squamosa promoter-binding-like protein 1: protein MDARFGVEDHHFYAMRTADLRAMGKRSLEWDLNEWKWDGHLFMASPLNLVPSGSMDRQFFPLGSGIPPTGGSSNSSSSCSDEVNLGIEKVKRELEKRRRVNLLEEGNLNDEEAGTLALKLGGQGYQVPEREVGNWEGMSGKKTKLVGGTSNRAICQVDNCGADLSNAKDYHRRHKVCEMHSKASKVLVGNIMQRFCQQCSRFHVLQEFDEGKRSCHRRLAGHNKRRRKINPDTVVNGSTLNDDQTSGYLLISLLRILSNMHSYRSDQSTDQDLLTHLLRSLASQSGEHRGKNIPAIMQDPPSSLNAPNSINAGNSHGNSELVSTLLSNGTEAPSRPSKQHHSIPVSEIPQQGRSVDDARSEDIQTTSSTKPCSLNSPPACSDVGDGTAQQIKMINFDLNDIYIDSNDGMEDIERSPVPANTGPSSLDSHQSSPPQTSGHSDSVSTRSPASSSGDAQSRTDRIVFKLFGKGPSDFPLVLRAQILDWLSHRPTDIESYIRPGCIILTIYLRQAEAAWEELCHNLSSSLKRLLNVSDDAFWRTGWVYIRVQHQIAFVYNGQVVIDTSLPLRNNNYGKIMSVKPIAISASERAQFLVKGINLTRPATRLLCALEGNYLVMDNTHDSMDTCHNFEEHDELQSIHFSCSIPAVNGRGFIEIEDHGFSSSFFPFLVTEEDVCSEIRSLESALELTGTNSDFEGTGMEAKNQALDFIHEMGWLLHRNQLKSRFGPLNSNADLFPLKRFKWLIEFSMDHDWCSVVRKLLDILLDETVGAGEHPSLNLALAEMGLLHRAVRRNSRALVELLLRYQVSDELRSKNMALFGGSNGSFLFRPDVLGPGGLTPLHIAAGKDGSENVLEALTDDPKMVGIEAWKGAHDSTGATPEDYARLRGHFSYIHLVQKKINKRSAGHLVVDIPNVLLDCGANQKQHDELVASFEIGTELRHIQQQCKLCDQKLAYRTACRSLVYRPVMLSMVAIAAVCVCVALLFKSSPEVLYVFRPFRWELLDCGTS from the exons ATGGATGCTAGATTTGGAGTTGAAGATCATCATTTCTATGCTATGCGTACTGCAGATTTGCGAGCCATGGGGAAGAGGAGTTTGGAGTGGGATTTGAATGAATGGAAATGGGATGGGCATCTTTTCATGGCCAGCCCATTGAATCTGGTGCCATCAGGTAGCATGGACCGGCAATTTTTTCCCCTTGGCTCTGGGATTCCTCCAACTGGGGGCTCGTCAAATAGTTCTTCATCATGCTCTGATGAAGTGAATCTGGGAATTGAGAAAGTGAAGAGGGAATTGGAGAAGAGGAGGAGGGTTAATCTGCTAGAAGAGGGCAATTTGAACGATGAAGAAGCAGGTACCCTTGCGTTGAAGCTTGGTGGGCAAGGTTATCAGGTGCCTGAGAGGGAAGTAGGAAACTGGGAAGGAATGAGTGGAAAGAAGACTAAGTTAGTTGGGGGTACTTCAAACCGTGCCATTTGTCAAGTGGACAACTGTGGAGCTGATCTGAGCAATGCCAAGGATTATCATAGGCGGCACAAGGTATGTGAGATGCATTCCAAGGCCAGTAAGGTGCTTGTGGGGAACATCATGCAGCGATTCTGTCAGCAGTGTAGTAG GTTTCATGTACTTCAGGAATTTGATGAGGGGAAGAGAAGCTGTCATAGACGTTTGGCCGGCCACAATAAACGGAGGAGGAAAATAAATCCTGATACTGTTGTCAATGGAAGCACACTGAATGATGATCAGACTAGTGGTTATCTATTGATTAGTCTATTGAGGATACTTTCCAACATGCACT CCTACAGATCTGACCAAAGCACGGATCAGGATTTACTAACGCATCTTCTAAGGAGCCTTGCCAGCCAAAGTGGTGAACACAGGGGAAAAAACATACCTGCGATTATGCAGGATCCTCCAAGTTCACTAAATGCTCCAAATTCGATAAATGCTGGGAATTCACATGGGAATTCCGAGTTGGTTTCTACTTTACTCTCGAACGGTACTGAAGCCCCTTCGAGGCCTTCTAAACAGCATCACTCTATACCTGTATCTGAAATTCCACAGCAAGGCCGGAGTGTAGATGATGCTAGAAGTGAAGACATACAAACCACCTCTTCTACAAAACCATGCAGTTTGAACAGCCCTCCAGCTTGCTCAGACGTCGGAGATGGTACTGCACAGCAGATCAAGATGATCAATTTTGACTTGAATGACATATATATTGACTCAAATGATGGCATGGAAGATATTGAGAGATCGCCTGTCCCTGCTAATACGGGGCCTAGCTCCCTCGACTCTCATCAGTCAAGTCCACCTCAAACTAGTGGACATTCAGATTCAGTGTCTACCCGGTCGCCTGCAAGTTCAAGTGGAGATGCTCAG AGCCGCACAGATCGAATTGTATTTAAACTATTTGGGAAAGGACCAAGCGATTTTCCTCTTGTACTGCGAGCACAG ATTCTTGACTGGTTATCGCACCGTCCTACTGACATTGAGAGCTATATTAGGCCTGGTTGTATAATTCTGACTATTTATCTACGTCAAGCTGAGGCTGCATGGGAGGAA CTCTGCCACAACCTGAGTTCCAGTTTAAAAAGGCTTTTGAATGTCTCAGATGACGCTTTCTGGAGAACAGGATGGGTTTATATCAGGGTGCAGCATCAAATAGCCTTTGTTTACAATG GTCAGGTTGTCATAGACACATCCTTACCTCTCAGAAATAATAATTATGGTAAAATAATGAGTGTCAAACCTATCGCCATATCTGCATCTGAGAGAGCTCAGTTTCTAGTTAAAGGCATTAACCTGACTCGGCCTGCCACAAG GTTACTATGCGCACTTGAAGGCAATTATCTGGTCATGGACAATACTCATGATTCAATGGACACTTGTCATAACTTTGAGGAGCATGATGAGCTCCAAAGCATCCACTTTTCTTGCTCTATTCCTGCAGTGAATGGAAGAGGATTCATTGAG ATTGAAGATCATGGCTTTAGCAGCAGCTTCTTTCCTTTTCTAGTCACAGAGGAAGATGTTTGTTCAGAGATCCGTTCACTTGAGAGTGCATTGGAGTTGACTGGAACTAATTCTGATTTTGAGGGGACTGGAATGGAAGCCAAGAATCAAGCCTTGGATTTTATCCATGAAATGGGTTGGCTTCTTCATAGAAACCAGCTGAAGTCTAGATTTGGTCCCTTGAATTCTAATGCAGACCTCTTTCCTCTTAAACGGTTCAAGTGGCTCATTGAGTTCTCGATGGACCATGATTGGTGTTCGGTAGTGAGAAAGCTACTGGACATCCTGCTTGATGAAACTGTGGGTGCAGGAGAACACCCTTCCCTGAATCTTGCATTAGCGGAGATGGGTCTCCTTCACAGAGCTGTAAGGAGAAATAGTAGGGCATTGGTGGAACTTCTTTTAAGATATCAGGTTTCAGATGAATTGAGATCTAAAAACATGGCATTGTTTGGTGGCAGCAATGGAAGTTTCTTGTTTAGACCTGATGTTTTAGGCCCTGGAGGTTTGACACCACTTCACATTGCAGCCGGTAAAGATGGTTCTGAGAATGTATTGGAGGCATTAACAGATGATCCCAAAATG GTGGGAATTGAAGCCTGGAAGGGTGCTCATGACAGCACGGGTGCCACACCTGAAGATTATGCGCGCTTACGTGGCCATTTTTCGTACATCCATCTGgtgcaaaagaaaattaacaaaagaTCAGCTGGGCATTTGGTGGTTGATATTCCTAATGTTCTCTTAGACTGCGGTGCAAATCAGAAGCAACATGATGAGCTGGTCGCCAGCTTTGAGATAGGGACTGAATTGAGACATATCCAACAACAATGCAAGCTTTGTGATCAGAAACTGGCTTATAGAACGGCTTGCAGGTCTCTGGTGTACAGGCCCGTTATGCTTTCAATGGTAGCTATAGCCGCAGTCTGTGTCTGTGTGGCCCTTCTGTTTAAAAGCTCCCCTGAAGTTCTGTACGTGTTCCGCCCCTTCAGGTGGGAATTGTTGGACTGTGGTACGAGCTAA